AAGGCACGAAAGTCTTGTCGAGTATTGGATTGCGCTGGAAGTGCCAAAGGGACGTCGGCTAGGCGATCTGCCTTCAAATGGCCACCGCAAGTTTGCCAAACATCCCAAACTTTCGTGCCTTTCGTGTTTTTCGTGGTTCCTTCCGAGATGTGTAGATACCAATGGTCTCCCGACCGTGCCACTCGACCGACCGAAGGTCTCCCGAACTGGCTCCAGCGCCTCGCCATCAATGGCACGGTCGGGAGACCGTGCCATAACGCGCGTGTGTCCGTTAACGACTCGCCCCCACCGTATTCCTAAAGCAATACACGCGGGCCGCTGTGCGAATCAGCAGTTTATCCCCCACGATCGCCGGCGTGGCCATGCACATGTCGTCTTCGGCCAGGTCGTTGGTGTGAAGCAACTCGAATTCCGGGCCGGCCTTGACGACGAAGGTTTTGCCGTCTTCGTTGAGGCAGAAGATCTTGCCGCCGTAAGCCCAAGGGGACGAAGTGAACGCCTGGCCTTCCGGTAAGCGTTGCTTGTCGTAGACCATCGCGCCGGTGTGCGCGTCGTAGCAGGTGAGGAACCCGCGATCGAGCAGGGCGTACAGCAGGTCGCCGTAGATGATCGTCGTTGGGTTATACGGAGCGGCGTCTTTCTGGCACCACGCGATGTGATCGTTGCTGGTCGCGTCGTCGGCCAATGAGATATCGCCACTCGCGCCGGGCTTGATCGCGAACAGCGGCTTCTTGGGGTCGAGCACGTAGCCGGAGCTGACATAGAGCAGGCCGTGTTTCGAGTAAGGCGTGGCAATGGTGATGCTCGACATGCCGCCCAACTCGTAGAGCAGTTCGCCGTTGAGATCGTAGGAGCGAACCTTGTTGGTGCCGGGCGTGATCAATTCCGTGCGGACGTCGTTTTCCCAGATATACGGCGTGGCCCAGTTGCTTTTTTCGTCGCGATCGACGCGCCAGATTGGAGCGCCGGTTTTCGCGTCGAGGCATTCCAAGTACGAGGCTTCTTCGTTGTCGTTGACGACGTACAGGCGTCCTTGATGCAAGGCTGGCGATGCGGCTGTGCCCCAGCCGAGGCGATATTTGTGTACTGGTAACTCATGTCGCCAAAGCTCGTTGCCTTCCAGGTCGAAACAGAAGATGCCGACGTTGCCGAACATCGCGTAGACGCGCTCACCATCGGTGACCGGCGTCTCGGAGGCGAAGCTGTTCTTCAAGTGAATCGAGCTTTGCGGTTGGCCTTCGTGAACTTGCCGTTCCCAGAGGATTTCGCCGCTGGCGAGATCAAGGCAATACACCTTCCATTGATGCGGCGCTTGCGGCGGCTCCGGGCGATCGCCGCCGAAGTAGAGGCCTTTCTTGGGGGCTTCCGACTCGCCGGTGTTCACCACCGTCGTCAGGAACACGCGATTTCCCCACACGACGGGCGACGACCAACCGCGGCCGGGCAGGTCGGTTTTCCAGAGTACGTTTTCCGTGGTGGACCAAGTGTCGGGGAGTTGCGCGTCGTCGCGCTCATCGACGCCTAACGCCAGCGGCCCGCGGAGTTGCGGCCAATTCTCGGCAGCGTTGGCTGTCGGGAGAACGACGAGGGAGAGCAGGAGTGGAAGGAGATATCGCATGGGTGGGGCGTTCTTAAGCGAGGTGGTTTTGTAGGCGGAAGTGTAAACGGGGATTCACCACGGAGAGCACGGAGGACACGGAAGGGGAGGAGTTTGAAGTTTTCAGTGTTCAGTTTTCAGTGGGAGTGAGACGGGTGGAAGGGCGGGCGGCGCGCGGGTCGGGTGCTTTGAGTTGTTGAATGTTGGCAATGGAACGGCAGTCGCAGTTGATTTCGGTTAGGCCCGTCGAGCAGCGCAAGTGTCAATCGAATCCAACTGAAAACTGAACACGGAAAACTTCAAACTCTCCTCTCCTCCCCCCTCCGTGTTCTCCGTGCCCTCCATGGTGAATCCTCCGCATCAGTCCAACGTCCAAGGCTCACGGTATTTCCGGCTGAGCATCGCCGTGGCTTCTGCGTCATCGAAGATTGTCTCCTGCGCCGGGTCCCAGCGCAAACTTTCGCGGCCGAGGCGCATGGCGATGTTGCCGAGGTGGCAGATGGTGATCGAGCGATGCGCCGTTTCCACCGGGGCGACGCATTCCGTCCGCGTCAGAACTCCGTCGATGAAGTTGCGGAAGTGGTCGTCGCTTTTGTAGAGGTGGATTTCGTTCGGGCCGATGACCGTGTCGAGCAGCTTTTTCGGTTCCGCGTCGTGTTCGCCGCGGTTCGCCCAGACTTTGCCTTCGGTGCCTTCCCAGGTGACGCCGGAACGTTCCTTGTCGGAGAGGATCAGCTTTACGCCGTCAGCGTAGATGGCTTCGAAATAAAACTCCGTCGCGGTGTTCCAGAGCGGGTCGGGCGGGAAGACGCCTTTCGCCGCGCGGATTTCGACGGGCCCCGTGGCGTCCGTGCCCAGGCCCCATTGCGCGCAGTCGGGATGATGCCCGCCCCAGTCGGTGACCATGCCGCCGGAGTAATCGTAGATCCAACGAAAATTCACGTGGCAGCGCGCGGGCGCGTACGGCGCCTCCGGCGCGGGGCCGAGCCAGCGGTCGTATTCGAATCCGTCCGGCACCGGCGCGGTTTGCTTCTGATCGCCGGTCTTGGCGAAATCGACGCGTCCGGCCGGCAGCCCGACGCGGACGGTATGCACCTTGCCGATGCGGCCGTTGCGGACCAGTTCGCAGGCGCGGCGAAAGTTGCTGTCGGAACGTTGCTGGCTGCCGGTCTGAAAGATGACGTTGTGCTGTTTGACCGCGTCGCTCATTCGGCGACCTTCGACGATCGTCAGCGACAGTGGCTTCTGGCAATAAATGTCCTTCTTCGCCCGCGCCGCCGCGATGACCGGAATCGCGTGCCAATGATCGGGCGTGCAAATCTCCACGGCGTCGACGTCGTCGCGGCCAAGCACTTCACGGAAATCGACGTAGGCGTCGCAGCCTTTGTATGTGCCGGACGCCTTGTCCGCGGCGTAATGCTCCTCGACCAACTGCTTCGCCGGCTCCCGCCCGCCGAGCTTGCCGTCCCAGTAACCGAGACTCCCACGATTCACATCGCACACGGCGACGAGCTGCACGCGCTCATCCGGTAGAAAGCTGCGCAGATCATTGAAGCCCTGGTTCCCGGTGCCGATCATCGCCACGTTGACGCGGTTACTCGGCGCAACACGCCCCCGGCCAAGCGCCGAGGCGGGGATGATGATAGGGAAACCGAACGCGGCAGCGGTGACGGCGGTGGTTTTGAGGAATTGGCGGCGGGACGGGCGCGTGGACATGGCGGAAGGCTCGGTGAGTGGGCGAGATCGCGGATGCTGACAATATAACCTGCGCGCCTGGTTGTGGCATCCTTGTTGTGGCACGGTCTCCCGACCGTGCCACGTCGGGACTGGTGCTTTCGGAAAGGGAGACCTTCGGTCGGGCCGGTGGCATGGTCGGGAGACCATGCCACAACGTATCGCCTTGGCGCGCGAGAGAAACAATCAATCGTGTTGCTCTGGCGACGGCTCTTTCAGCAGGTCCTCGCCGGGGAGGGATTGGAGGAGGCGTTTGAATTTTTCGGCGATCGCGATCTGATCTACTGTTGAATCTGACGCCCATTTAATGTATCGACGCATGTCGGGTGCGGCTTCGCGAATGACACGATCGCGCTCTGGGTGCAGGTCGAGATAAACCGAATGTGCTCGGAAGTCACCTTCGTGCCCATCCCCTGGATACCACTGAAACGAAGCGTCGGCGAATCGCTCTTCGGCGATCGACCAATAGACGTCTTTGACCCAGCCTGCGACGGGCTCAGTTGAAATCGCTGTGAGCACATCTCCAAAGTCTGGCTCGTAGTTCCGCTTTTCCCAGTACGGCGGAGGCGACCAACCTGGCGGAAAATCGACTCGCTGACGCTCTGACATCATTGCGAGCCCGTGTCGCAGGTTACCGTAAATTAGTTCGCGCTCCACTTCGTATCGCAAAAACTGCTCCCGTTGCGTAAAGGGAAGAATCCCGGCCCACGCGACGATCGAGCATGCTGAGAGCATCCAAGCGGAGCGATGAACGTTGCGTGGTTGGCCTCGTTTCCGAGGCATGGTCCATGCGTCCCCCTGCGCGCTAAAGCAGCTTGTTGCAATGGCAAACAACACGGGCCAGAGCAGGACGCTAAAGCAACAAGACATCCCCGAAATGCCAGCGTTCAACTGCTCAAGCGCGTTGTGATGCACGCCTCCCATGACTTGGAACACCGGTTGCGGAATTGTGAATGACGCGACCAGCACGACCGTATCCGCGAACAGCAGCACCAGACACAGCACAAGTCCAAACGGCGCGGAGAACATGATGGACGCGGCGCGCGAGATGAGGAGAACGCGCCACACGGAAACGAACGCGAGAAACCAATAGTTGGTCACGGCGGCGTCGTAGGGCGACAGGAATCGCTCGACGGGGATCGCATAGAGCCAGGCCAGCGGCGCGGTCATCCAGTAGAGGGTGAGGAACGTCGGATACAATCCCCAGAAGCGGCGTAGTGGAGGGCGGTCGGCGAGGGTCGCGATCACATCATTGTCCGGTGACGATGGAATGGCGACCGGCCGAATGGAAACGTTCTTGCTGAGCGCCGCTCCATAAAGCAGCGCGTATAGAAGAAACGACGTTAGGAGCGACGCGGCGACCGGAATCAACAGGTACCACGGCTCATGCAGCAGGCTCTCCGCGTCGTACTCGCGGGCGAAGCCGGCCGAGATGACAAAGATCAATCCGAGCCACAAGGCGCGCGGGCATTCAATCAACGACTGAATCGCTTGCCTATCGCCGGATAGGTAGCGCAGGATTGTCGTCGCGCTTACGGCGTCTGGCATGGATGAGTTCCTGCTTCTACTGGCAACTTGTTGCTGCGCGACTTGCTTCTGAGGGCACGGCCTTTGCGCCAGACGTCGCGGCGAATGCAGTTCCGGCGTTGTGTCGCCGCATTACTGAAGACTGCGCGCAAAACATCACGGAACACTTGTTCCAGCTCTTCGACGGACATCCTATCCGGGCGGTAGGTGACGTCGAAGAGCGTATAGTGCGACCAGTCGCGATCTTCGAGCAATCGACCTTGATCCGACAGGCGGCGGCGCAGTTGCGTGCCAGGGAAAGGGGTTTGGAGGGTAATTTGAATATCGGCAAAAGGGCTCGTGAGCAAGAAATCAACGAGTCGATCGATCGACGCCCTCGTTTCCCCATCCGCGCCGAGTATGAAGCAGCCGTTGACGGCCACGCCGGCTGCCTGAATGCGTTCGACGGATGCTAGCACTCGGTCTAACTCGGCTTGTTTTTGTCCCATTCCGGGATAGCGGAACACCAACGACTCGACGCCCATCAGAACTTGCAGGCAGCCGGATCGAGCGAGCCCCGCTAGCACGTCCGGTCGCTCGCCGATGCGCCAATCCGCTTCCGTGAAGTAGCGGGCGCCGCTGCGTTCCAGCACGTCGAACAACTCTTCCGGCGGGCGAGTTCCGGCGAACGTGTTGTCGTCGGCCAATTCTATTGCCGGACGCGGCGACAGGCGGCCAATGGCCTGCAATTCCTCATCAATGCGCTCGGCGGGCTTCTCGACAAATCCGCCAAGCAGCCGGCTGGCCGCGCAGAAATCGCAAGCCAGCGGGCAACCTCGCTGAGTTTGCAACGTGTAGCGTGACACATCGTGCGACAGCAAGTCAAAGCGCGGTGTCGACCAGGCGATCGGGGCAGGCCGTTTTCGCGCATCGTAGACTTTGCACAGGTGACCTGTGCGGGCATCCGACAATACTTCGTGCCAAACGGATTCGGCGGACCCGACGACGACCGCATCGCAGAATCGAGCTGCTTCATCCGGCATGGCCGTGGCGTGCAAACCACCGATGACCGTCGGCACGCCCGTGGAGCGCAATTGTTCGCTCAGGCGGTAGGCATCGAGCACTGAGGCGGCGAGTGCGGAAATGGCGACCAGGTCGGGGCGGTTGGTTAGGATACGATCGACGGCATCTTGATTAATTGTGTCGAGCGGAAGATAGTCGCAGGTCCAATCTTGCGGCAACATTCCGGCGAGCGTTAGCAGTCCCAGCGCCGGTAGTTGGCCGATGGCCCGCGCGCGATCTTGCAGGCCCGGCAGGGACATGCCGAGTTCCAGCATTTCCGCTTCGCGGACGCGAAAGCCGACGAGTGGTACAAAGGTGACGTGGGGCACGCGCAATACCGCAGCTTGGCGATGGACTTCTCTTTATCATAGGCGAAATGGCAGCGGGGCGCGCCATGCCGAAGTTCACCGTTTTTCTGCTTCCAGCCTTGCACATTGCACAATATTCTGACGCCGCTGGCGAATCTCCTGCGCGGGTGCGATAATTCGCCGCAACCACGTCGGCGCGGTTAAGCCCAGGGAAGGCCTCCGATAACCACTAGCGATCGTGACGTCGTCGATGGCCTTCCCTGGGCTTGGCGGTTTGGCCGGGGGGGCGCGGGCGCGACGTCTTCTTGTCTTCTCATTTCGCTCACATTGCTCTTCGCATGAAAAATCGGCTTCACTCCCGGCTCACCGTGATGCTCTGGACCGTCATTGCCGTTAGCTGGTCATCGTTAGCGTTCGCCGCGGCGCCGGAGGCGGCGGATTGGCCGATGTATAACCGCGACGTGGCTGGCTGGCGGTTCAATGCGGCGGAGCAGACGTTGTCGCCAGCCAATGTCGGCGGGCTCGTCGAAAAGTGGCGGTTTCCGGCCGAGGGTTCTGGGCAGTTAGTGGGCGTGGTGCATGCCACTCCGAGCGTCGTGAATGGTTGCGTGTATTTCGGCACGGCGACCGAGGCGACGTTCTATGCGCTGCGGCCGGATGGGACGCTCAAGTGGTCGTATCGCAATCCGGCGTATCCGCCGATCAAGTCGGGGGACGAGGGGGGCGGCGCGGCGAACGGCGTGGTCGACAAGTTGAAGTTCCGCGGGTCGGATCAGGCGATCATGACGTCCGCGCTGGTGACTGAGGACGCGGTGTATTTCGGCGATCTGGGCGGATGGATTTATGCGCTGGATCGCGAGACCGGGGCTGAGCGGTGGAAGGTGAATACGCGAGCGGAGGGTTTTCCCGGGGCGCATCCGTTGAACTGGATTTTCGCTTCGCCGATTCTGGCCGACGGCAAAATCCTGCTGGGGGGCGGAGCGTTGGAGCAGTTGATCGCCGGGTCGGCGTTCTACAAGGGCAGCAGTGGGCGCGGATTTGTTGTGGCGCTCGATCCCGCCGATGGGCACGTCGTGTGGAAGTACGACGTCGGGCCGAAGCCGGAGAAACTTGATCCGCCGATCGTGATGAAGGACTCCTGGGGCGAGCACAAGTTTTACTTCGGGCCTGGCACGAGCTCGATCTGGAGCTCGCCGTCGTTCGACGCGGAGTCGGGTACGATTTATTTCGGCAGCGACGTAAACACTGCGCCGCGGAAGCCGACCGATGACAACCCGGCGCTGCATACGCGGGAATCGTGCGCGGTGATTGCGCTCGACGTGAAAACCGGCGGCGAGAAATGGGTGACGCAGATCAATCCCGGCGACGTCTGGACGAACTCGATGCGGTCGTACAATCCCGAGGAGGGGCGCTATAAGGATCAATCGATCGGCGATACGCCCAAGGTGTTGACGATC
The DNA window shown above is from Planctomycetia bacterium and carries:
- a CDS encoding PQQ-binding-like beta-propeller repeat protein; this encodes MRYLLPLLLSLVVLPTANAAENWPQLRGPLALGVDERDDAQLPDTWSTTENVLWKTDLPGRGWSSPVVWGNRVFLTTVVNTGESEAPKKGLYFGGDRPEPPQAPHQWKVYCLDLASGEILWERQVHEGQPQSSIHLKNSFASETPVTDGERVYAMFGNVGIFCFDLEGNELWRHELPVHKYRLGWGTAASPALHQGRLYVVNDNEEASYLECLDAKTGAPIWRVDRDEKSNWATPYIWENDVRTELITPGTNKVRSYDLNGELLYELGGMSSITIATPYSKHGLLYVSSGYVLDPKKPLFAIKPGASGDISLADDATSNDHIAWCQKDAAPYNPTTIIYGDLLYALLDRGFLTCYDAHTGAMVYDKQRLPEGQAFTSSPWAYGGKIFCLNEDGKTFVVKAGPEFELLHTNDLAEDDMCMATPAIVGDKLLIRTAARVYCFRNTVGASR
- a CDS encoding cobalamin-dependent protein (Presence of a B(12) (cobalamin)-binding domain implies dependence on cobalamin itself, in one of its several forms, or in some unusual lineages, dependence on a cobalamin-like analog.), with product MPHVTFVPLVGFRVREAEMLELGMSLPGLQDRARAIGQLPALGLLTLAGMLPQDWTCDYLPLDTINQDAVDRILTNRPDLVAISALAASVLDAYRLSEQLRSTGVPTVIGGLHATAMPDEAARFCDAVVVGSAESVWHEVLSDARTGHLCKVYDARKRPAPIAWSTPRFDLLSHDVSRYTLQTQRGCPLACDFCAASRLLGGFVEKPAERIDEELQAIGRLSPRPAIELADDNTFAGTRPPEELFDVLERSGARYFTEADWRIGERPDVLAGLARSGCLQVLMGVESLVFRYPGMGQKQAELDRVLASVERIQAAGVAVNGCFILGADGETRASIDRLVDFLLTSPFADIQITLQTPFPGTQLRRRLSDQGRLLEDRDWSHYTLFDVTYRPDRMSVEELEQVFRDVLRAVFSNAATQRRNCIRRDVWRKGRALRSKSRSNKLPVEAGTHPCQTP
- a CDS encoding PQQ-binding-like beta-propeller repeat protein, with protein sequence MKNRLHSRLTVMLWTVIAVSWSSLAFAAAPEAADWPMYNRDVAGWRFNAAEQTLSPANVGGLVEKWRFPAEGSGQLVGVVHATPSVVNGCVYFGTATEATFYALRPDGTLKWSYRNPAYPPIKSGDEGGGAANGVVDKLKFRGSDQAIMTSALVTEDAVYFGDLGGWIYALDRETGAERWKVNTRAEGFPGAHPLNWIFASPILADGKILLGGGALEQLIAGSAFYKGSSGRGFVVALDPADGHVVWKYDVGPKPEKLDPPIVMKDSWGEHKFYFGPGTSSIWSSPSFDAESGTIYFGSDVNTAPRKPTDDNPALHTRESCAVIALDVKTGGEKWVTQINPGDVWTNSMRSYNPEEGRYKDQSIGDTPKVLTIDVDGKQTKIVGAGCKNGGFYVFRAENGELLAQTPLYLGPPTYPLTPTPDPRVLALPSAIGGLQSGCATDGTSIFTNGIDTIRLGSQETPAASGAPPTGGRVTAVSADLSQELWRHERPKVAKIGGPAPKPSYTNVGDPVASGIAIANGVAYFTTVASGKLVAVDAASGELLKEIEIGPVWSGPSVSRGRVYVGSGNTLFSPGDYESFFPKQYTGAIYSFGLPGEDEVDKLVAGK
- a CDS encoding Gfo/Idh/MocA family oxidoreductase, producing MSTRPSRRQFLKTTAVTAAAFGFPIIIPASALGRGRVAPSNRVNVAMIGTGNQGFNDLRSFLPDERVQLVAVCDVNRGSLGYWDGKLGGREPAKQLVEEHYAADKASGTYKGCDAYVDFREVLGRDDVDAVEICTPDHWHAIPVIAAARAKKDIYCQKPLSLTIVEGRRMSDAVKQHNVIFQTGSQQRSDSNFRRACELVRNGRIGKVHTVRVGLPAGRVDFAKTGDQKQTAPVPDGFEYDRWLGPAPEAPYAPARCHVNFRWIYDYSGGMVTDWGGHHPDCAQWGLGTDATGPVEIRAAKGVFPPDPLWNTATEFYFEAIYADGVKLILSDKERSGVTWEGTEGKVWANRGEHDAEPKKLLDTVIGPNEIHLYKSDDHFRNFIDGVLTRTECVAPVETAHRSITICHLGNIAMRLGRESLRWDPAQETIFDDAEATAMLSRKYREPWTLD